From one Novosphingobium sp. genomic stretch:
- a CDS encoding response regulator codes for MTQDAAPQRLLLVDDEPGLREPLASYLERQGFTVSQAASAAEARAIMREGVPDLVLLDIMMPGEDGLSLCRHLTESRAIPTIFLTAKSEATDRIVGLEIGADDYVVKPFEPRELVARIRSVLRRSGRGAVDTTQNEDFLFDAWRLDPLKRRLIDPEGAIVAISSVEFRLLMAFLEHPRQVLDRDRLLDMVQGREAHLFDRAVDNQVSRLRRKIEVDSRNPQVIQTVWGGGYMLAADVRRVPSGPA; via the coding sequence ATGACCCAGGACGCCGCCCCCCAACGCCTGCTGCTTGTCGATGACGAGCCGGGGCTGCGTGAACCCCTCGCCTCCTATCTGGAGCGGCAGGGTTTTACCGTCAGCCAGGCCGCCAGCGCCGCAGAAGCGCGGGCGATCATGCGCGAGGGCGTGCCCGATCTGGTCCTGCTCGACATCATGATGCCCGGCGAGGACGGCCTGTCGCTGTGCCGCCACCTGACCGAATCGCGGGCGATCCCCACCATCTTCCTCACCGCCAAATCCGAGGCGACCGACCGCATCGTCGGGCTGGAGATCGGCGCGGACGACTATGTCGTCAAACCCTTCGAACCGCGTGAGCTGGTCGCCCGCATCCGCAGCGTGCTGCGCCGCTCGGGGCGCGGGGCTGTGGACACCACGCAGAATGAGGATTTCCTCTTCGACGCCTGGCGCCTCGACCCGCTCAAGCGCCGGCTGATCGATCCCGAGGGCGCCATCGTGGCGATCTCCTCGGTGGAGTTCCGCCTGCTGATGGCCTTCCTCGAACATCCGCGCCAGGTGCTGGACCGCGACCGCCTGCTCGACATGGTGCAGGGCCGCGAGGCGCATCTCTTCGACCGCGCGGTGGACAATCAGGTCAGCCGCCTGCGCCGCAAGATCGAGGTCGACAGCCGCAACCCGCAGGTAATCCAGACGGTGTGGGGCGGCGGCTATATGCTGGCCGCCGATGTGCGCCGGGTGCCCTCCGGCCCCGCGTGA